In Vicinamibacteria bacterium, the genomic stretch GCCGTCGTCGGGAGCGGCTATACCGGGCTCAACGCGGCCCGTGTCCTGGAGCGAAGCGGAGCGAGCGTTTCCGTTCTCGAAAGGGAGACGATCGGCTGGGGGGCGAGCTCGCGCAACGGCGGCATGGCCACGACCGGCCTCAAACGGCCCACCCAGGCGATAT encodes the following:
- a CDS encoding FAD-dependent oxidoreductase, giving the protein MSHEPFWRTEYPRPNDLPVASELPERVDVAVVGSGYTGLNAARVLERSGASVSVLERETIGWGASSRNGGMATTGLKRPTQAI